From a single Asticcacaulis sp. MM231 genomic region:
- a CDS encoding MFS transporter, with translation MPAVTTPFPLTTLRRQAVFYGLLFAGTGASLPFMPLWLKAHGMSAGQIGAILALPLLLRAFSGPVSGLWADNFRLYRTPIIGLALCGGCFYALISLGDLFPTARFPIYLGLFALAFSCMTSIAPLIDSMTMQLSMKEEFTYAIPRAVGSASFIVANITIGFLLLVAPSDAILIWIVVAALLCGLCASFLLGQHTRPDIAQDTQREGGVARLKVLMRDEGYVWLLLAVGCLQASHSFYYAFSTIIWKERGLSSDTCGYLWAIGVVAEVAFMAFGEGLRRQVGPWRMLVIAGVFSVLRWSIMAFSPPLWLLYPLQCLHAFSFAVTYLAGLELVHRLTPKGYQSLGQTVNAAYANGVMMGVGTLASGGIYTLLAGRGYGVMAVAALVGLLCGLRLYSQRERLMAASV, from the coding sequence ATGCCCGCTGTCACAACCCCTTTCCCGCTCACAACCCTTCGTCGTCAGGCCGTATTCTATGGCCTTCTGTTCGCCGGCACAGGGGCCTCCTTGCCCTTTATGCCGCTATGGTTGAAAGCCCACGGTATGAGCGCCGGCCAGATCGGCGCGATCCTGGCCCTGCCATTGCTGCTGCGCGCCTTTAGCGGCCCGGTCAGCGGTTTATGGGCGGATAACTTCCGGCTTTATCGCACGCCTATCATCGGACTTGCCCTCTGCGGCGGCTGTTTCTATGCGCTGATAAGTCTTGGCGATCTGTTTCCGACGGCGCGTTTCCCGATCTATCTTGGCCTGTTCGCGCTGGCCTTCAGTTGCATGACCAGCATCGCGCCGCTGATCGATTCCATGACCATGCAGCTCTCGATGAAGGAAGAGTTCACCTACGCTATTCCGCGCGCGGTGGGCTCGGCGTCGTTCATTGTCGCCAACATCACAATCGGCTTTCTGCTGCTGGTGGCGCCCAGCGATGCCATTCTGATCTGGATTGTCGTGGCGGCGCTGTTGTGCGGTCTTTGCGCGAGCTTTCTTCTGGGGCAGCATACGCGGCCTGACATCGCGCAAGATACGCAGCGCGAAGGCGGCGTGGCCCGGTTGAAAGTGCTGATGCGCGATGAGGGCTATGTCTGGCTGCTGCTGGCGGTCGGCTGCCTGCAGGCCTCGCACAGCTTCTACTACGCTTTTTCGACGATCATCTGGAAAGAGCGCGGCCTGTCCTCGGACACCTGCGGCTATTTGTGGGCGATCGGCGTGGTGGCGGAGGTGGCTTTCATGGCCTTCGGCGAAGGTTTGCGCCGCCAGGTGGGGCCATGGCGCATGCTGGTGATTGCTGGCGTCTTCTCGGTGCTGCGGTGGAGCATCATGGCGTTTTCGCCGCCGCTATGGCTGCTGTATCCGCTGCAGTGCCTGCACGCCTTTTCGTTCGCGGTCACCTATCTGGCCGGACTGGAACTGGTGCATCGCCTGACGCCAAAGGGCTATCAGAGCCTTGGCCAGACGGTCAATGCCGCCTATGCCAATGGCGTCATGATGGGCGTCGGCACCCTGGCATCGGGCGGCATCTATACGCTGCTGGCTGGGCGCGGCTATGGCGTGATGGCGGTTGCGGCTCTGGTCGGATTGCTTTGCGGGCTAAGGCTTTACAGCCAGCGCGAGCGGCTGATGGCGGCAAGCGTTTAG
- the dgcA gene encoding N-acetyl-D-Glu racemase DgcA, which produces MRLIIRDETFPIAGRFTIARGSKTEARVIYVELEDQGHIGRGESVPYARYGESIEQSLADLERARHQIEAGIGFSDLHDVLPAGAARNAVDCALWDLNAKLTGIPAWQTAGLKRLDPLKTAYTLSLDTPEAMGAQASVNGRRPVLKLKIGGPNDLDRVEAVRNKAPHARLIVDGNEGLSFEDLQRMAPEMKKLDVKLIEQPLKVSEDEQLLGYDSPVPLCADESLHTRMELDRCSRLYTYVNIKLDKAGGLTEALALKAEAREAGLGIMVGCMVATSLSMAPAMIVAQGADFVDLDGPLLLARDREHGLEITGSILHPARPELWG; this is translated from the coding sequence ATGCGCCTTATCATCCGCGACGAAACCTTCCCGATTGCCGGGCGCTTCACCATTGCCCGCGGGTCGAAAACCGAGGCGCGGGTGATCTATGTAGAGCTGGAAGACCAGGGCCACATCGGCCGTGGCGAGTCCGTGCCCTATGCGCGCTATGGTGAGAGCATCGAGCAATCCCTGGCCGATCTCGAACGCGCGCGTCACCAGATCGAAGCCGGCATCGGTTTCTCCGACCTGCACGATGTGTTGCCGGCCGGTGCGGCGCGCAATGCGGTCGATTGCGCCCTGTGGGATCTGAACGCCAAGCTGACCGGCATCCCGGCCTGGCAGACGGCGGGCCTGAAACGGCTTGATCCGTTGAAAACCGCCTACACGCTCAGCCTCGATACGCCCGAAGCCATGGGGGCTCAGGCTTCCGTCAATGGCCGCCGTCCGGTGCTGAAGCTGAAAATCGGCGGCCCGAACGATCTCGATCGTGTCGAGGCCGTGCGCAACAAGGCCCCCCACGCGCGCCTGATCGTCGATGGCAATGAAGGCCTGTCGTTCGAGGATCTGCAACGCATGGCGCCCGAAATGAAGAAGCTTGATGTCAAGCTGATCGAGCAGCCGCTCAAGGTTTCCGAGGACGAGCAACTCCTCGGCTATGACAGCCCGGTGCCTTTGTGCGCCGACGAAAGCCTGCATACCCGCATGGAACTCGACCGCTGCTCGCGGCTTTATACCTACGTCAATATCAAGCTCGACAAGGCTGGCGGCCTGACCGAAGCCCTGGCGCTCAAGGCCGAGGCGAGAGAGGCCGGACTGGGCATCATGGTGGGCTGTATGGTGGCGACGTCGCTTTCCATGGCGCCGGCGATGATCGTGGCGCAGGGCGCGGACTTCGTCGATCTCGACGGGCCTTTATTATTAGCCCGAGATCGTGAACATGGTTTGGAGATCACCGGCTCGATCCTGCATCCGGCCAGGCCGGAGCTTTGGGGCTAA